The Chitinophagales bacterium genome has a window encoding:
- the lepA gene encoding elongation factor 4: protein MQNIRNFCIIAHIDHGKSTLADRLLEFTKTITDREMQAQVLDDMDLEREKGITIKSHAIQMDYELNGEQYTLNLIDTPGHVDFSYEVSRALAACEGALLLVDASQGIQAQTISNLYLALDNDLEIIPVINKIDMEGAMIEVVTDQIVDLIGCKPEEIIHASGKSGIGIEEILAAVIDRIPAPKGDPDAPLQALIFDSVFNSFRGVIAYYRIINGSIHKGEKIRFYHTDEEYFADEVGILKLGLTPKQEVKTGDVGYVITGIKNAKEIKVGDTITTVANPHKAAVKGFEEVKPMVFAGIFPVVTEDFEELRDCMDKLQLNDASLTFEPETSQALGFGFRCGFLGMLHMEIIQERLEREFNQTVITTVPNVSFKAYLTKDKDKAIIVNNPAEMPDPSRLDRIEEPFIRAQIITLPDYIGNIMSLCLGKRGILVNQHYLTPTRVELIFELPLTEIVFDFYDKLKSSTRGYASFDYQPMDYRESDIVKMDILLNSDKVDALSALIHRSRTQDFGRKLCAKLKELLPRQQFMIAIQAAVGAKIVARETISAMRKDVTAKCYGGDISRKRKLLEKQKEGKKRMRQIGNVEIPQEAFLAVLKLDE from the coding sequence ATGCAAAACATTAGGAATTTCTGTATCATAGCCCACATTGACCACGGTAAAAGTACCCTGGCCGACCGCCTGCTGGAATTTACCAAAACCATCACCGACCGCGAAATGCAGGCACAGGTACTGGACGATATGGACCTGGAACGTGAAAAAGGTATCACCATCAAGAGTCACGCCATACAAATGGACTATGAACTGAATGGTGAGCAATATACACTGAACCTGATAGACACCCCGGGACACGTTGACTTCTCATACGAGGTATCACGCGCCCTGGCAGCCTGCGAGGGTGCGCTGCTATTGGTAGATGCATCGCAAGGTATACAGGCACAAACTATATCAAATCTTTACTTAGCTTTAGATAACGACCTGGAGATCATACCTGTTATCAATAAGATAGACATGGAAGGCGCTATGATAGAAGTAGTGACCGACCAGATAGTAGACCTGATAGGCTGCAAACCGGAAGAGATCATCCATGCAAGTGGTAAATCAGGTATAGGTATCGAGGAGATACTTGCGGCAGTGATAGACCGCATACCAGCCCCAAAAGGCGACCCGGATGCACCGCTGCAGGCTTTGATATTCGACAGCGTTTTCAACTCATTCAGGGGTGTTATCGCTTACTACAGGATCATCAACGGCAGCATACACAAAGGAGAAAAGATACGTTTCTATCATACAGACGAAGAATATTTTGCCGATGAGGTAGGTATCCTGAAGCTGGGACTTACCCCCAAACAGGAGGTTAAGACAGGCGATGTGGGCTACGTGATAACCGGCATTAAGAACGCTAAGGAAATAAAGGTGGGTGATACCATCACTACGGTTGCCAACCCGCACAAAGCGGCGGTAAAAGGTTTTGAAGAAGTGAAGCCGATGGTATTCGCGGGTATCTTCCCGGTAGTGACCGAGGATTTTGAAGAACTTCGCGACTGCATGGACAAGCTGCAGTTGAACGACGCATCACTGACCTTCGAACCAGAAACATCACAGGCGTTAGGTTTCGGTTTCCGTTGCGGATTCCTGGGCATGCTGCACATGGAGATCATCCAGGAGCGACTGGAACGCGAGTTCAACCAGACGGTCATCACTACTGTACCGAACGTAAGTTTTAAAGCCTACCTGACCAAAGACAAGGACAAAGCGATAATAGTAAACAACCCGGCAGAGATGCCTGACCCGAGCAGGCTGGACAGGATAGAAGAGCCGTTTATCAGGGCGCAGATCATTACCCTACCCGATTATATAGGCAATATTATGAGCCTGTGCTTAGGTAAGCGTGGTATACTGGTAAACCAACACTACCTGACACCTACCCGTGTTGAGCTGATATTTGAACTACCGCTTACGGAGATCGTTTTTGACTTCTACGACAAGCTGAAATCATCTACCCGTGGCTATGCTTCGTTCGACTATCAACCCATGGACTACCGCGAGAGTGACATCGTGAAAATGGACATATTGCTGAACAGTGACAAGGTGGATGCCTTGAGCGCGCTGATACACCGCAGCCGCACGCAGGACTTTGGCCGTAAGCTCTGCGCCAAGCTAAAAGAACTGTTGCCGCGTCAGCAATTCATGATAGCAATACAGGCAGCAGTAGGCGCCAAAATAGTAGCCCGCGAAACCATATCGGCTATGCGTAAAGACGTTACCGCCAAATGTTATGGTGGTGACATCAGCCGTAAGCGTAAACTACTGGAAAAACAGAAAGAAGGTAAAAAACGTATGCGCCAGATAGGTAATGTTGAGATACCACAGGAAGCATTCCTGGCCGTACTGAAACTGGACGAATAA
- a CDS encoding 2-C-methyl-D-erythritol 2,4-cyclodiphosphate synthase, translating into MSYRIGQGIDFHQMAEGRELWLGGVLIPHSKGAVGYSDADVLLHAICDAMLGALALGDIGVHFPDTDPKYKGVDSKILLAECYRLITEKGYSVVNVDSTLLLQAPKIKPYVPQMQATIAEILKLTIHDVSVKATTTEHLSFIGREEGVVATANVLLQKY; encoded by the coding sequence ATGTCTTACAGAATAGGCCAGGGAATAGATTTTCATCAGATGGCAGAAGGCCGCGAGCTATGGCTGGGCGGTGTATTGATACCACATAGCAAAGGCGCTGTTGGCTATAGCGATGCTGACGTACTGCTGCATGCTATTTGCGATGCCATGCTGGGCGCACTGGCGCTGGGAGACATAGGTGTCCATTTTCCTGATACAGACCCAAAGTACAAGGGCGTTGACAGCAAAATATTACTGGCAGAATGTTACAGGTTGATAACCGAAAAGGGTTACAGCGTGGTAAATGTTGACAGCACCCTGCTGCTGCAGGCACCGAAAATAAAACCCTATGTGCCGCAGATGCAGGCTACCATAGCTGAGATCCTGAAACTGACCATACACGATGTTTCAGTAAAAGCAACCACTACCGAGCACCTGAGCTTCATAGGCCGGGAAGAGGGTGTGGTGGCTACTGCCAATGTGTTGCTACAGAAATATTAA
- the phbB gene encoding acetoacetyl-CoA reductase produces MDTNKKYVALVTGGTGGLGTAICKRLAKDGFHVVANYNNKEKAEKWQAQMQAEGFKMDMYQANVCDYDAVADMVQHIESEIGQIDVLVNNAGITRDGQFRKMSREHWDEVLQTNLYSVFNCTRNVINQMIDRNYGRIINISSVNGQRGQFGQANYSAAKAGMHGFTKTLAMEVAKKGITVNTISPGYIATDMVMAVPQEHRDKIVAEIPLGRLGGTEEIAHLVSFLSSKETSFITGANYAINGGQHVY; encoded by the coding sequence ATGGATACAAATAAAAAGTATGTAGCCTTAGTGACCGGTGGTACAGGAGGTCTTGGCACAGCCATTTGCAAGCGTCTTGCCAAAGACGGTTTTCATGTAGTAGCCAACTACAACAATAAGGAAAAGGCAGAGAAGTGGCAGGCACAAATGCAGGCCGAGGGTTTTAAAATGGATATGTACCAGGCCAATGTATGCGACTACGACGCTGTGGCCGATATGGTGCAGCATATAGAAAGTGAAATAGGCCAGATAGACGTACTTGTAAATAATGCCGGAATAACCAGGGATGGCCAATTCAGAAAAATGAGCCGTGAGCATTGGGACGAGGTGTTGCAAACCAATCTGTATAGTGTTTTCAACTGCACCCGCAATGTCATCAACCAGATGATAGACCGCAACTACGGGCGCATTATCAACATATCTTCAGTGAACGGGCAGAGGGGACAATTCGGCCAGGCAAACTATAGCGCTGCTAAAGCGGGTATGCATGGCTTTACAAAAACACTGGCTATGGAAGTGGCTAAAAAAGGCATTACAGTTAACACCATCTCGCCGGGATATATTGCCACTGACATGGTAATGGCTGTTCCGCAGGAACACAGGGACAAGATAGTGGCCGAAATTCCATTGGGCCGGTTGGGTGGAACTGAAGAGATAGCGCACCTGGTTTCATTCCTTTCATCTAAAGAAACCAGTTTTATTACCGGGGCTAATTATGCCATAAACGGCGGGCAACACGTTTATTAA
- a CDS encoding helix-turn-helix transcriptional regulator, which translates to MVEEKEYSVKNAHLFAALGNRERQILTLMAKDLTSKQIADELSIAEDTVKTHRRNIKRKLAIKNQYDLLRFAQTFDLV; encoded by the coding sequence ATGGTGGAGGAAAAGGAATACTCTGTAAAGAACGCTCACCTTTTTGCCGCATTGGGCAATAGGGAAAGACAGATACTGACCCTGATGGCGAAAGATCTGACCAGTAAGCAGATAGCAGATGAACTGTCAATAGCAGAAGATACAGTAAAGACCCACAGGCGAAACATCAAACGTAAGCTGGCCATAAAAAACCAGTACGACCTGTTGCGTTTCGCACAAACTTTCGATCTTGTTTAG
- a CDS encoding DUF2461 domain-containing protein, whose amino-acid sequence MAGISKDTMKFLKDLKANNNREWFTENKGRYEAAKADFEVFITDLVKNIAKFDPSVADVNPKKAIFRIYRDVRFGKDKSPYKINLGAHLSASPTQVHDRAGYYIQIQPGNSFLAGGAYLPPGPWVNKIRQEIDYNTKEFKKIINGAAFKKHFGGISGEQLKTAPKGYPKDHPELELLKYKSFLAVSNCDDKLVQSDAFLKHSTDVFKALKPFDDFLNRAAD is encoded by the coding sequence ATGGCAGGCATCAGCAAAGACACGATGAAGTTTTTAAAAGACCTGAAAGCGAATAACAACCGCGAATGGTTTACAGAAAACAAAGGCAGGTACGAAGCTGCCAAAGCCGACTTCGAGGTTTTCATCACAGACCTGGTAAAGAACATCGCAAAATTCGATCCTTCTGTGGCAGATGTCAACCCTAAAAAAGCCATATTCAGGATATACAGGGATGTGCGTTTCGGTAAAGACAAATCGCCTTATAAGATCAACCTTGGCGCACACCTGTCCGCAAGCCCTACGCAGGTGCACGACCGGGCAGGCTATTATATACAGATACAACCGGGCAACAGCTTTCTTGCGGGTGGTGCCTACTTACCTCCCGGCCCATGGGTAAATAAAATTCGCCAGGAGATAGATTACAACACAAAAGAGTTCAAGAAGATCATCAATGGCGCCGCTTTCAAAAAACATTTCGGAGGCATATCAGGCGAGCAATTAAAAACGGCCCCCAAAGGCTATCCTAAAGACCACCCCGAGTTGGAATTATTGAAGTACAAAAGCTTCCTCGCGGTAAGTAACTGCGACGACAAACTGGTACAGTCAGATGCATTCCTGAAACACAGCACGGATGTATTTAAGGCGCTGAAACCTTTTGATGATTTCCTGAACAGGGCAGCGGATTAA
- a CDS encoding periplasmic heavy metal sensor: MKRENFYTLVIIVLLLLNIGTLAFLWQSRGERHLPPPPPDSPDNIIIHELKLDDEQQQQFLKFKHMHRRSTDSVQRHIKDAQRSLFALVKQDQMDTVARDSLLNVIEQNEAAKHLITIQHFHDIRSILSPEQKELFNDLVEDIGGRITGPGRRGQGPPPPPRR; this comes from the coding sequence ATGAAAAGGGAGAATTTTTACACACTGGTTATTATTGTTTTACTGTTGCTGAATATCGGCACCCTGGCTTTTTTGTGGCAGAGCAGGGGAGAGCGGCATTTGCCTCCACCTCCACCTGATAGCCCGGACAATATCATTATACATGAGCTGAAACTGGACGATGAGCAACAGCAGCAGTTCCTGAAATTCAAACACATGCACAGGCGCAGTACCGATTCTGTACAAAGGCATATAAAAGATGCGCAACGTAGTTTGTTTGCCCTGGTGAAACAAGACCAGATGGACACGGTAGCAAGAGATAGCCTGTTGAATGTGATAGAACAGAATGAAGCAGCCAAGCATTTAATAACTATACAGCATTTTCATGATATACGTTCTATACTTAGTCCTGAACAAAAAGAATTATTCAACGACCTTGTAGAAGATATAGGCGGAAGGATAACCGGGCCGGGCCGGCGGGGGCAGGGGCCGCCACCACCTCCTCGCCGTTAA
- a CDS encoding YHYH protein, translated as MNRNISLLALAIIATASISFTACKKASDASVEPTTSSTSTSTPGTNNPVVSDGVPDIYKKIYGATDIYVDGDYVVIKVNGLPDHKSPYYLSTQWESTMYEAYNGTNPQFNLNPNRISEAKITFRIPMNPKESTNKPATPLGPIGVSLNGVPFYNQYAAGGSPLTGEINSFDQYNGHPQQMGGYHYHVEPLYLTAAKGKDALMGFLADGFPVYGPEENGKTLTSSDLDSYHGHSGATADYPDGIYHYHLSADAPYLNGDGYFGTPGTITQ; from the coding sequence ATGAACAGGAACATCTCATTATTAGCATTGGCTATCATAGCGACTGCAAGTATTTCTTTTACAGCCTGCAAAAAAGCAAGCGATGCATCTGTAGAACCAACAACAAGTTCTACTTCTACCAGCACACCCGGTACTAACAATCCTGTAGTGAGCGATGGCGTACCGGATATTTATAAAAAGATATACGGTGCTACTGATATATATGTTGATGGTGATTATGTAGTGATAAAAGTGAATGGGCTGCCCGATCATAAATCACCGTATTACCTAAGTACACAGTGGGAAAGTACTATGTATGAAGCGTACAATGGCACAAACCCCCAATTCAATCTGAACCCCAACCGTATCAGCGAGGCAAAAATTACTTTCCGCATACCCATGAATCCGAAGGAGTCAACTAATAAACCTGCAACTCCCCTGGGGCCGATAGGTGTGTCTTTGAATGGCGTGCCGTTTTATAATCAGTATGCAGCAGGTGGTTCTCCGCTTACCGGCGAGATCAACAGTTTTGACCAGTATAATGGACACCCGCAGCAGATGGGCGGTTATCACTATCATGTAGAGCCTTTATACCTCACTGCGGCGAAAGGCAAGGATGCGCTGATGGGTTTCCTGGCAGATGGCTTCCCTGTATACGGACCTGAAGAAAACGGTAAGACACTTACCAGCAGCGACCTGGATAGCTATCATGGACATAGCGGTGCTACTGCAGATTATCCTGATGGTATCTATCACTATCACTTATCAGCCGATGCGCCTTACCTGAACGGTGATGGTTATTTCGGAACTCCCGGTACTATTACTCAATAG
- a CDS encoding (Fe-S)-binding protein: protein MSEKIQVQLFIPCFVDQLYPETGMNMVKVLEKLGCEVSYNAKQTCCGQPAFNAGYWDESRSVAKKFVNDFEGNGYVVGPSGSCTGFVRNYYDRLLENSSAHVNSHQLSNRMFEFTEFLTNILKVEDIGATLNGKATYHDACGALRECGIKEGPRKLLQNVKGLEMVEMKECETCCGFGGTFSVKYEPISIGMAQTKVQSALDTGAEYMITTDVSCMMHVQGYIDNNKLPIRTMHIADVLASGW, encoded by the coding sequence ATGAGTGAAAAGATACAAGTACAACTGTTCATACCCTGCTTTGTAGACCAGCTATATCCTGAAACCGGGATGAATATGGTAAAGGTGCTGGAGAAACTGGGATGCGAGGTAAGCTATAACGCGAAACAAACCTGTTGTGGCCAACCCGCATTCAATGCCGGTTACTGGGACGAATCAAGGTCTGTAGCCAAAAAGTTTGTGAATGACTTTGAAGGGAATGGATATGTAGTAGGGCCCAGCGGCTCGTGCACTGGTTTTGTGCGTAATTATTACGACCGCCTGCTGGAGAACAGCAGTGCGCATGTGAACAGTCACCAGCTAAGCAACAGGATGTTTGAATTTACAGAATTCCTGACCAACATACTGAAAGTAGAAGATATAGGTGCCACACTAAACGGCAAGGCTACTTATCATGATGCCTGCGGAGCCCTGCGTGAGTGCGGTATAAAAGAAGGACCGAGGAAATTGCTGCAAAACGTGAAAGGCCTTGAAATGGTAGAAATGAAAGAATGCGAGACCTGCTGCGGTTTCGGGGGTACCTTCTCAGTAAAGTACGAACCTATCTCTATAGGCATGGCGCAAACCAAAGTACAAAGCGCGTTAGATACCGGTGCAGAGTATATGATCACTACGGACGTATCGTGCATGATGCATGTACAGGGTTACATAGATAACAACAAGCTGCCTATACGCACGATGCATATAGCCGACGTGCTGGCCAGCGGATGGTAG
- a CDS encoding ribose-phosphate pyrophosphokinase — protein MQSTVKVFSGTGSTYLAEKIAKAFGKKLGKLTVNKFSDGEFQPVFMESIRGDYVFLVQSTFAPSDNLMELLMMIDAARRASAGYITAVIPYYGYARQDRKDKPRVSIASKLVANLLAKAGANRIMTMDLHAPQIQGFFDIPVDHLDGSAIFIPYIENLNIENLIFAAPDVGSTKRVLEVAKYFEVDMVICDKQRKRANEIAAMTVIGDVSGKNVVLIDDLCDTAGTLSKAAEMLMERGALSVRAFCTHPVLSGKAYENIEKSALTELVVCDTIPLKKESDKIKVLTTSDLFAVAIRNTFENKSISSLFIHSNLKK, from the coding sequence ATGCAGTCTACAGTAAAAGTATTTTCAGGCACAGGGTCTACCTACCTGGCCGAAAAAATAGCCAAGGCTTTCGGCAAAAAGCTGGGTAAACTAACCGTAAACAAATTCAGTGATGGTGAATTCCAGCCCGTATTCATGGAATCCATACGTGGAGACTATGTTTTCCTGGTACAATCCACCTTTGCCCCGTCTGACAACCTGATGGAGCTGCTGATGATGATAGACGCTGCCAGGCGTGCTTCCGCCGGTTATATCACGGCGGTTATCCCCTACTATGGCTACGCCCGCCAGGACAGGAAGGACAAACCAAGGGTATCTATCGCATCGAAGCTGGTAGCCAACCTGCTGGCCAAAGCAGGCGCTAACAGGATCATGACCATGGACCTGCACGCACCCCAGATACAGGGCTTCTTCGACATCCCTGTGGACCACCTGGACGGCTCTGCTATTTTTATCCCTTATATTGAAAATCTTAACATAGAAAACCTTATCTTTGCGGCCCCAGACGTGGGTAGTACCAAAAGGGTACTTGAAGTGGCCAAATATTTCGAGGTGGATATGGTGATATGCGACAAGCAACGCAAGCGCGCCAACGAGATAGCAGCCATGACGGTGATAGGTGATGTAAGTGGGAAAAACGTAGTACTTATAGACGACCTGTGTGATACGGCTGGTACCCTGAGCAAGGCCGCTGAGATGCTGATGGAGAGAGGTGCTTTGTCGGTACGTGCATTTTGTACGCACCCCGTGTTGAGCGGAAAGGCTTACGAAAACATTGAAAAATCTGCTTTGACAGAACTGGTTGTGTGTGACACGATACCGTTAAAAAAAGAAAGTGACAAAATAAAAGTATTAACCACCAGCGACCTGTTTGCGGTAGCCATCAGGAATACTTTTGAGAATAAATCGATCAGCTCTTTATTTATTCATAGCAACCTGAAGAAATAA
- a CDS encoding 50S ribosomal protein L25 yields the protein MKTIKVEGQIRSDFGKGATRRLRSEGQVPVVIYGGDEIIHCSVAPLAVRGLVYTPEFQVVEVNLEGKAYRCILKDLQFDVVTDALTHIDLLELVDGKKVIANLPLNFVGQPKGVKEGGRLVIKLKNVKVRTYPRFLKEHLEVNIEELELNGNVRVEDIPSENIEIMNSPRIPIASVVMTRALRQAGADAAAEEKAGKK from the coding sequence ATGAAAACTATTAAAGTAGAAGGACAAATCAGAAGCGATTTCGGTAAAGGAGCAACGCGCCGTCTTCGTTCTGAAGGACAAGTACCTGTCGTAATTTACGGCGGTGATGAGATCATCCATTGCAGTGTAGCACCGCTTGCCGTACGCGGACTGGTGTACACTCCTGAATTCCAGGTGGTAGAAGTGAACCTGGAAGGTAAGGCTTACCGTTGTATCCTGAAAGACCTGCAGTTTGACGTGGTGACAGACGCACTGACACACATTGACCTGCTGGAACTGGTAGATGGCAAGAAAGTGATAGCTAACCTGCCGCTGAACTTTGTAGGACAGCCTAAAGGTGTAAAAGAAGGTGGTCGCCTGGTGATCAAACTGAAGAACGTAAAAGTTCGTACTTACCCAAGGTTCCTGAAAGAGCACCTGGAAGTAAACATCGAAGAACTGGAACTGAATGGCAACGTTCGTGTTGAAGATATCCCATCTGAGAATATCGAGATCATGAACTCTCCACGTATTCCGATAGCATCTGTAGTGATGACCCGTGCCCTGCGCCAGGCAGGTGCCGATGCTGCTGCAGAAGAGAAAGCCGGCAAGAAGTAA
- a CDS encoding outer membrane beta-barrel protein, which produces MKRISVLISILSFPLCLNAQDMIKSSDVAMSLSFVAGVQADVHIAVTYAYTGENSLNLLAGGGILFARKYIGEHLAIEIDICKAVSEKTFVESFSPDPYPTHTYSYRMSSLDIPMNLQYHMGKRGSDLRPYVGLGIGYASMTSYGGYTNWPEIDGRNTVTTGVMMQATEGITYRLNNKLLLEQSMYYQVAQDIGNHRVGLRLGLGYIIR; this is translated from the coding sequence ATGAAACGTATATCTGTATTGATAAGTATTTTGAGTTTTCCCTTATGTCTTAATGCGCAGGACATGATAAAGTCATCGGATGTTGCCATGTCTCTCTCTTTTGTTGCAGGTGTGCAGGCAGATGTGCATATTGCTGTTACATATGCCTATACCGGTGAAAATAGTTTGAACCTGCTGGCGGGTGGAGGCATATTATTTGCCAGGAAGTATATCGGGGAACACCTTGCTATAGAAATAGATATTTGTAAAGCTGTTTCGGAAAAGACCTTTGTGGAGTCGTTCAGTCCGGATCCTTACCCCACACATACTTATTCTTACAGGATGAGTTCGCTTGATATTCCTATGAATCTGCAATACCACATGGGGAAAAGGGGTAGTGACCTAAGGCCATATGTTGGGTTAGGTATCGGGTATGCTTCTATGACCTCATATGGAGGCTATACCAACTGGCCCGAAATTGACGGACGTAATACGGTTACTACAGGAGTAATGATGCAGGCTACAGAGGGTATTACTTACAGGTTGAATAATAAATTGCTGCTGGAACAATCTATGTATTACCAGGTCGCTCAGGATATAGGCAATCACAGGGTAGGGCTACGTTTAGGCCTGGGGTATATTATTAGATAA
- a CDS encoding Bax inhibitor-1/YccA family protein, with product MEDHSKPYSDYTVLSGDTRKGTIAKSFMANVFMWMFAALALSAFMAYAFASSPILLGYLRGETGLTGLGYIVMFAPLAFVFLMSLGYNRLSAPAMTGVFLLYAAVNGISFSFILLTYTASSIIGCFAAASAMFGIMAVLGYTTNQDLTNFGRLMMMGLIGIIIATVINWFMGSERMSYIISIIGVAVFTGLTAYDVQKLKHIGMGVEQEGLPAVSVKKAAIFGALNLYLDFILIFLYLLRLFGGRRD from the coding sequence ATGGAAGATCATAGCAAACCCTACAGTGATTATACCGTACTGAGTGGTGATACGCGTAAGGGTACAATAGCTAAATCATTTATGGCCAATGTATTTATGTGGATGTTTGCCGCACTGGCGTTGTCTGCATTTATGGCATATGCATTCGCATCCAGCCCGATACTGTTGGGTTATTTAAGAGGAGAGACCGGGCTCACAGGTCTTGGTTATATAGTAATGTTCGCGCCGCTGGCGTTCGTGTTCCTGATGTCTTTAGGCTACAACAGACTTTCGGCACCTGCTATGACAGGCGTATTCCTGTTATATGCGGCTGTTAACGGTATCTCGTTCAGTTTTATACTGCTTACATATACGGCAAGTTCTATCATAGGCTGTTTTGCGGCAGCGTCAGCTATGTTCGGTATCATGGCGGTATTGGGTTATACTACCAACCAGGACCTGACAAACTTTGGCCGCCTCATGATGATGGGCCTCATAGGTATCATCATAGCAACAGTTATTAACTGGTTCATGGGTAGCGAGCGTATGAGTTATATCATTAGTATCATAGGCGTGGCTGTATTTACCGGCCTTACCGCATACGATGTACAAAAACTGAAACACATAGGTATGGGAGTAGAGCAGGAAGGCTTGCCAGCTGTAAGCGTTAAGAAGGCTGCTATTTTCGGAGCACTCAATCTGTACCTTGATTTTATTTTGATATTCCTCTACCTGCTGCGCCTGTTTGGTGGCAGGAGAGATTAG
- a CDS encoding SCO family protein — protein sequence MDLQALRTALRQLAIYLLVVLLLQACNKAVETKVPYYNTPDLTPAWQQGAGKHTIADFSFTDQDGKTVTNDVYDGKIYVANFFFTTCPGICPKMNANMQLVADAFKDNDRVMFLSHSVTPDIDTVQQLKEYADAHHIDSKQWHLVTGNKSTIYDIARTSYFVEDAVGLSYDSTDFLHTERFVLVDKDKHIRGVYNGTVTLEMERLTDDIKLLLKE from the coding sequence ATGGATTTACAGGCATTAAGAACTGCACTTCGCCAATTGGCGATATACCTGCTGGTGGTACTGCTGCTGCAGGCGTGCAATAAGGCTGTAGAAACCAAAGTGCCTTATTATAACACGCCCGACCTGACCCCTGCATGGCAACAGGGAGCCGGTAAGCATACCATCGCAGACTTCAGTTTTACAGACCAGGACGGAAAGACAGTGACCAATGATGTGTATGATGGTAAGATATATGTGGCCAACTTCTTTTTTACTACTTGTCCCGGTATATGCCCTAAGATGAATGCGAATATGCAATTAGTAGCAGATGCTTTTAAAGACAATGACAGGGTGATGTTCCTGTCGCATAGTGTAACACCGGATATTGATACAGTGCAGCAATTGAAAGAATATGCAGATGCTCATCATATAGATAGTAAGCAATGGCACCTGGTTACAGGCAACAAGTCGACTATCTATGATATTGCACGTACCTCATATTTTGTAGAGGATGCTGTCGGGCTGAGCTATGACAGTACTGATTTCCTGCACACTGAAAGGTTTGTACTGGTAGATAAAGACAAGCACATACGCGGTGTGTATAACGGCACCGTAACATTAGAGATGGAACGGCTGACAGACGATATTAAATTATTACTGAAAGAATAG
- a CDS encoding RNA polymerase sigma factor: MQPEELLFMVSNGDSAAFRQLYELFKARVYNTCLLHLQNSSDAEEATQDVFIEVHKNAANFKGTAAVSTWIYRIAVNKCIDRIRHNSRQKRFAFVTSIFNKDSGELMHDPPDFKHPGVLFENKEKAAKLFGAIKQLPENQQSAFILKQVEGLSQKEVAEILDMSEKGIESLIQRAKANLRKRLGDIYDKNEGL, from the coding sequence ATGCAGCCCGAAGAGTTGTTATTCATGGTAAGTAATGGCGATAGCGCCGCTTTCAGGCAGTTGTATGAACTGTTCAAGGCGCGCGTGTACAATACCTGCCTGTTACACCTTCAGAACTCATCTGATGCAGAAGAGGCTACACAGGATGTATTCATAGAGGTGCATAAGAATGCTGCTAATTTTAAGGGCACAGCCGCAGTGTCTACCTGGATATACCGTATTGCTGTAAACAAATGCATCGACCGCATAAGGCACAACAGCAGGCAGAAAAGGTTTGCTTTTGTCACCAGCATATTTAATAAAGACAGTGGAGAGTTGATGCACGACCCGCCCGATTTCAAACATCCCGGTGTTTTGTTCGAGAACAAGGAGAAAGCCGCAAAACTGTTTGGTGCTATAAAGCAACTGCCTGAAAATCAACAATCAGCGTTTATATTGAAGCAGGTAGAGGGACTGTCGCAGAAAGAAGTGGCAGAGATATTAGATATGTCAGAAAAAGGCATAGAATCGCTGATACAGCGTGCAAAAGCCAATCTGAGGAAGAGATTGGGGGATATTTATGATAAGAACGAAGGATTATAG